One genomic region from Knoellia sp. p5-6-4 encodes:
- a CDS encoding deoxyribose-phosphate aldolase, with translation MSTSPTVSVADLTEIRVRDPHRITQSWADRRRRDLVGPDGRLLIVAADHPARGALGVRDDRSAMASRSELLGRLATAVSRPGVDGVLGTPDILDDLLLLGALEGKVVIGSMNRGGLQGSTFELDDRFTAYRARDIAAGGLDGGKMLTRIDLDDPGTVSTLEASATAITELAEHGLMAMVEPFLSTRRDGRVTNLLDPDSTIRSIHIASGLGATSAHTWLKLPVVDDLPRVMDATTLPTLLLGGDPQGDPQDTYASWGRALDLPAVRGLVVGRALLFPPDGDVAAAVDIAAELVHGGAR, from the coding sequence ATGTCGACCAGCCCGACCGTGTCGGTCGCCGACCTGACCGAGATCCGGGTGCGCGACCCGCACCGCATCACGCAGTCGTGGGCCGACCGCCGCCGGCGCGACCTCGTCGGGCCCGACGGCCGCCTGCTCATCGTGGCCGCCGACCACCCGGCCCGAGGGGCGCTCGGCGTCCGCGACGACAGGAGTGCGATGGCCAGCCGCAGCGAGCTGCTGGGTCGCCTCGCCACCGCGGTGTCGCGCCCCGGGGTCGACGGCGTGCTCGGCACACCCGACATCCTGGACGACCTGCTGCTGCTCGGTGCGCTCGAGGGCAAGGTCGTCATCGGCTCGATGAACCGCGGCGGCCTGCAGGGCTCCACCTTCGAGCTCGACGACCGCTTCACCGCCTACCGGGCCCGCGACATCGCCGCCGGCGGCCTCGACGGCGGCAAGATGCTCACCCGCATCGACCTCGACGACCCGGGCACGGTCTCCACGCTGGAGGCCAGCGCCACAGCCATCACGGAGCTGGCGGAGCACGGGCTGATGGCGATGGTCGAGCCGTTCCTGTCGACCCGCCGCGACGGCCGCGTGACCAACCTGCTCGACCCCGACTCGACCATCAGGTCGATCCACATCGCCTCCGGCCTCGGCGCCACCAGCGCCCACACCTGGCTGAAGCTGCCGGTGGTCGACGACCTGCCCCGGGTGATGGACGCCACCACGCTGCCGACCCTGCTGCTCGGCGGTGACCCGCAGGGCGACCCGCAGGACACCTACGCGTCGTGGGGCAGGGCTCTCGACCTGCCGGCAGTCCGTGGCCTGGTCGTCGGACGGGCCCTGCTCTTCCCGCCCGATGGTGACGTCGCCGCCGCCGTCGACATCGCTGCCGAGCTGGTGCACGGAGGAGCCCGATGA
- the iolB gene encoding 5-deoxy-glucuronate isomerase, translated as MSDNDRWVRPLGSAARDGWDVVIDAGVEGWQHTSLYAGRLAEGESREVPAGEWEHVVVPLAGSVTVECGEGKAALAGRPSVFAGPTDVAYVARDTALTVTATGGPARLAVCGARASARHTPAFRHVEAGEVPVELRGAGIASREVRNFGIPGVLGADSIIACEVITPGGNWSSYPPHKHDEEREGVETELEEIYYFETQVEGGAPAPEGADPVGYQRVYGTDDRPIDVMAEVRTGDVVLVPHGWHGPAMAPPGYDLYYLNVMAGPGAERAWLICDDPAHGWVRQTWTSQDVDPRLPLGGQ; from the coding sequence ATGAGCGACAACGACCGCTGGGTGCGCCCCCTGGGCTCCGCCGCTCGAGACGGCTGGGACGTCGTCATCGACGCCGGTGTCGAGGGCTGGCAGCACACCAGCCTGTATGCCGGCCGGCTGGCCGAGGGGGAGAGCCGCGAGGTCCCGGCCGGGGAGTGGGAGCACGTCGTCGTGCCGCTCGCGGGGTCGGTGACCGTGGAGTGCGGGGAGGGTAAGGCCGCCCTCGCCGGCCGCCCGTCGGTGTTCGCCGGCCCGACCGACGTCGCCTACGTCGCCCGCGACACGGCCCTGACCGTGACCGCCACCGGCGGCCCCGCCCGGCTGGCGGTCTGCGGGGCGCGGGCGTCCGCCCGGCACACCCCCGCGTTCCGCCACGTCGAGGCGGGCGAGGTGCCCGTCGAGCTGCGCGGCGCCGGCATCGCCAGCCGCGAGGTGCGCAACTTCGGCATCCCCGGGGTGCTCGGGGCCGACTCGATCATCGCCTGCGAGGTCATCACCCCGGGCGGCAACTGGAGCTCCTACCCGCCGCACAAGCACGACGAGGAGCGCGAGGGCGTCGAGACCGAGCTCGAGGAGATCTACTACTTCGAGACCCAGGTCGAGGGCGGCGCCCCGGCGCCCGAGGGTGCCGATCCCGTTGGCTACCAGCGGGTCTACGGCACCGACGACCGCCCGATCGACGTCATGGCGGAGGTGCGCACCGGCGACGTCGTGCTGGTGCCCCACGGCTGGCACGGGCCGGCGATGGCCCCGCCCGGCTACGACCTCTACTACCTCAACGTCATGGCAGGTCCCGGGGCCGAGCGCGCCTGGCTGATCTGCGACGACCCCGCGCACGGCTGGGTGCGCCAGACCTGGACGTCCCAGGACGTCGACCCGCGACTCCCGCTCGGAGGGCAGTGA
- a CDS encoding Gfo/Idh/MocA family oxidoreductase codes for MTPPLRVGIIGVGLMGADHAERVARRVAGARLVAVSDPDGARAARLAAGFEGVRTIADPLDLVADDEVDAVIIASPGFVHEEQVLACLEHGRYVLCEKPLTMDSESSLRVVEAEAKGGRPLVQVGFMRRFDPEYVQMKQVLDSGQLGRTLLLHNIHRNKSVPDPSFRSEMIVRDSLVHEVDVARFLFGEEVTEITVLSPTPTSAAQEGVRDPQVALFRMEGGGMVTSEVFVNAQVGYEVRCEAVAERGTVTVGQNLSSLHLTWAGAGGTGPSTEPGTWGGTVPGDYRARFAVAYDREVQAWVDASRRGEVVGPTSWDGYAATAVCTAGMESLTTGRPVTVDLADRAALPTTA; via the coding sequence ATGACACCACCGCTCAGGGTCGGCATCATCGGTGTGGGCCTGATGGGAGCCGACCACGCCGAGCGCGTGGCCCGCCGCGTCGCTGGTGCCCGTCTGGTGGCGGTCTCCGACCCCGACGGGGCACGGGCCGCCCGCCTCGCCGCCGGCTTCGAGGGAGTCCGCACCATCGCCGACCCGCTCGACCTCGTCGCCGACGACGAGGTCGATGCCGTCATCATCGCCTCACCCGGCTTCGTCCACGAGGAGCAGGTGCTCGCCTGCCTCGAGCACGGCAGGTACGTGCTCTGCGAGAAGCCGTTGACCATGGACAGCGAGTCGTCGCTGCGGGTGGTCGAGGCGGAGGCGAAGGGTGGCCGGCCGCTCGTGCAGGTCGGCTTCATGCGCCGGTTCGACCCCGAGTACGTCCAGATGAAGCAGGTGCTCGACAGCGGGCAGCTCGGCCGGACCCTGCTGCTGCACAACATCCACCGGAACAAGTCCGTGCCCGACCCCTCGTTTCGCAGCGAGATGATCGTGCGTGACTCGCTCGTGCACGAGGTCGACGTGGCCCGGTTCCTCTTCGGGGAGGAGGTCACCGAGATCACCGTGCTGTCGCCGACGCCGACCAGTGCCGCGCAGGAGGGGGTGCGTGACCCGCAGGTCGCCCTCTTCCGCATGGAGGGCGGAGGCATGGTCACCTCGGAGGTCTTCGTCAACGCGCAGGTCGGCTACGAGGTGCGCTGCGAGGCAGTCGCCGAGCGGGGCACCGTGACGGTCGGCCAGAACCTCTCGAGCCTCCACCTGACATGGGCAGGCGCGGGCGGCACTGGGCCCAGCACAGAGCCCGGCACCTGGGGCGGCACGGTCCCCGGCGACTACCGGGCGCGTTTCGCCGTGGCCTACGACCGGGAGGTGCAGGCCTGGGTCGACGCCAGCCGGCGCGGCGAGGTGGTCGGCCCGACCAGCTGGGACGGGTATGCCGCCACGGCGGTCTGCACCGCCGGCATGGAGTCGCTCACCACCGGCCGGCCCGTCACGGTCGACCTCGCAGACCGAGCGGCCCTCCCCACGACGGCCTGA
- a CDS encoding LacI family DNA-binding transcriptional regulator — translation MSRAEATVPARPTLEEVATAAGVSRATVSRVVNGSPKVSPQVLAAVNEAIERLGYVPNRAARSLAARHTMAIALVVPEDAHRVFGDPYFADVVQGISDRLDDSEYVLNLQLTHPSSPSEKTRNYLRGGNVDGAIVVSHHTGDHFLTGLDPDLPVVFGGRPMLGDGSTQPAPYYIDADNLGGARTATQHLVDLGRTRIATITGPEDMPAAIDRETGWRQVLAEAGLPDNRLARGDFTIEGGLRAGLQIVREHPDLDAIFVASDFMARGALLAFEQAGLRVPQDVPVVGFDNSLYATRGEIGLTTVDQHTVQMGQAMADKLLRLLAGEPVEHATVLPTTLVVRESA, via the coding sequence GTGAGCCGCGCCGAGGCCACCGTGCCGGCGCGGCCGACCCTCGAGGAGGTCGCGACCGCGGCCGGGGTCTCCCGCGCCACCGTCTCCCGCGTCGTCAACGGCTCGCCGAAGGTCAGCCCGCAGGTGCTCGCTGCTGTCAACGAGGCCATCGAGCGGTTGGGCTACGTGCCCAACCGGGCGGCCCGCTCGCTGGCGGCACGGCACACCATGGCGATCGCCCTGGTGGTCCCCGAGGACGCGCACCGCGTCTTCGGGGACCCCTACTTCGCCGACGTCGTGCAGGGGATCAGCGACCGGCTCGACGACAGCGAGTACGTGCTCAACCTCCAGCTGACACACCCCTCCTCGCCGTCGGAGAAGACTCGCAACTACCTGCGGGGCGGCAACGTCGACGGGGCCATCGTCGTCTCGCACCACACCGGCGACCACTTCCTCACCGGCCTCGACCCCGACCTGCCGGTGGTCTTCGGCGGTCGGCCCATGCTCGGCGACGGGTCGACCCAGCCGGCGCCCTACTACATCGACGCCGACAACCTCGGCGGGGCGAGGACGGCCACGCAGCACCTCGTCGACCTGGGGCGCACGCGCATCGCCACGATCACCGGCCCGGAGGACATGCCGGCCGCCATCGACCGCGAGACCGGGTGGCGCCAGGTCCTGGCCGAGGCCGGGCTCCCCGACAACCGCCTCGCCCGCGGCGACTTCACCATCGAGGGGGGCCTGCGCGCCGGGCTGCAGATCGTGCGCGAGCACCCCGACCTCGACGCCATCTTCGTCGCCTCCGACTTCATGGCCCGGGGTGCCCTGCTCGCCTTCGAGCAGGCCGGGCTGCGGGTGCCGCAGGACGTCCCGGTCGTCGGTTTCGACAACAGCCTCTACGCCACACGCGGCGAGATCGGCCTGACGACGGTCGACCAGCACACGGTGCAGATGGGCCAGGCCATGGCCGACAAGCTGCTGCGGCTGCTGGCCGGCGAGCCGGTCGAGCACGCGACCGTGCTGCCTACGACCCTGGTGGTGCGCGAGTCGGCCTGA
- a CDS encoding carbohydrate ABC transporter permease: MVYAFLLVVLLASVFPLWWSFLIGSKDASAINAGQVPLLPGGNFFANAKTVLDTVPFWTAFRNSVIVSGVVSFSVVAFSTLAGFAFAKLRFRGQKGLLAFVVATMAVPTQLGVVPLFILMAKLGWIGSLGAVIVPAMVNAFGVFWMTQYLRESLPDELVEAARVDGCSMIRTFWHVALPASRPGAAMLGLFTFIATWTNFFWPFIVLEPGNPTLPVALQQLQAAYYVDYSLVLAGVVLAALPLIALFVVAGRQLVAGIMQGAVKG; this comes from the coding sequence ATGGTCTACGCCTTCCTCCTCGTCGTGCTGCTCGCCTCGGTGTTCCCGCTGTGGTGGTCCTTCCTCATCGGCAGCAAGGACGCCTCCGCCATCAACGCCGGGCAGGTGCCGCTGCTCCCCGGCGGCAACTTCTTCGCCAACGCCAAGACGGTGCTCGACACGGTGCCGTTCTGGACCGCCTTCCGGAACAGCGTCATCGTCTCGGGAGTCGTCTCGTTCTCGGTCGTGGCCTTCTCGACGCTCGCCGGCTTCGCGTTCGCCAAGCTGCGGTTCCGCGGCCAGAAGGGGCTGCTCGCCTTCGTGGTCGCCACGATGGCCGTGCCGACCCAGCTCGGCGTCGTGCCGCTGTTCATCCTCATGGCCAAGCTCGGCTGGATCGGCAGCCTCGGCGCGGTGATCGTCCCCGCCATGGTCAACGCCTTCGGCGTGTTCTGGATGACGCAGTACCTGCGCGAGTCGCTGCCCGACGAGCTGGTCGAGGCGGCCCGGGTCGACGGCTGCTCCATGATCCGCACCTTCTGGCACGTCGCCCTGCCGGCGAGCCGGCCCGGCGCCGCGATGCTCGGCCTGTTCACCTTCATCGCGACGTGGACCAACTTCTTCTGGCCCTTCATCGTCCTCGAGCCCGGCAACCCGACGCTTCCCGTCGCGCTGCAGCAGCTCCAGGCCGCCTACTACGTCGACTACTCGCTCGTCCTGGCCGGCGTCGTGCTGGCCGCCCTTCCCCTCATCGCCCTCTTCGTCGTCGCGGGCCGTCAGCTCGTGGCCGGCATCATGCAAGGAGCCGTCAAAGGATGA
- the iolD gene encoding 3D-(3,5/4)-trihydroxycyclohexane-1,2-dione acylhydrolase (decyclizing) — protein MTDTQTVRLTVAQAVVRFLANQWSERDGQRQRLFAGCFGIFGHGNVAGLGQALLQNELEHEGREEENPLPYVLARNEQAMVHTSVAYARQKDRLQTWACTASVGPGSTNMLTGAALATINRIPVLLLPSGTFATRVSGPVLQELEQPAAPDVTVNDAFRPLSKFFDRVNRPEQLPAALLGAMRVLTDPVETGAATIALPQDVQAEAFDWPVELFAERVWRVARPPAEQVDIDDTAALVRAAKRPFIVAGGGVHYSGAEEALRALCEQTGIPVGETQAGKGSLPHAHAQEMGAIGSTGTTAANALAAEADLVIGVGTRWSDFTTASRTAFQDKDVRFVNINIARFDAGKHAGLSVVADAREALSALTQALEGYAVEPGYRERQAQLWAEWDAQVEAAYHPPAEVTDALAPGLLTQAQVLGAVNELTDPRDVVLCAAGSMPGDLHKLWRVRDRKAYHVEYGYSCMGYEVPASIGIRLAEPDRDVFAMVGDGGWLMMPTELVTAVQERVKVVVVLVQNHGFHSIGSLSESLGSQRFGTRYRFRDAASGRLEGEKLPVDLAANARSLGAHVIEVHSADELAQAVKEAKAWPADGGPVVIHVETDPTVYAPDSASWWDVPVSEVAELETTRTAYADYIDHKARQRPLVAPARTSPRSTTP, from the coding sequence ATGACCGACACCCAGACCGTCCGGCTCACCGTGGCGCAGGCCGTGGTGCGGTTCCTGGCCAACCAGTGGAGCGAGCGCGACGGACAGCGGCAGAGGCTCTTCGCCGGGTGCTTCGGCATCTTCGGCCACGGCAACGTCGCTGGACTCGGGCAGGCGCTGCTGCAGAACGAGCTGGAGCACGAGGGCCGTGAGGAGGAGAACCCGCTGCCCTACGTGCTGGCCCGCAACGAGCAGGCCATGGTGCACACCTCGGTGGCCTACGCCCGCCAGAAGGACCGGCTGCAGACCTGGGCGTGCACCGCGTCGGTCGGACCCGGCTCGACCAACATGCTCACCGGTGCGGCGCTCGCGACGATCAACCGGATCCCGGTGCTGCTGCTGCCGTCCGGCACCTTCGCCACCCGGGTCTCCGGGCCGGTGCTGCAGGAGCTCGAGCAGCCCGCTGCCCCCGACGTCACCGTCAACGACGCCTTCCGCCCGCTGTCGAAGTTCTTCGACCGGGTCAACCGGCCCGAGCAACTGCCGGCCGCCCTGCTGGGGGCCATGCGCGTGCTGACCGACCCGGTCGAGACCGGCGCGGCGACCATCGCCCTGCCGCAGGACGTGCAGGCCGAGGCCTTCGACTGGCCGGTCGAGCTGTTCGCCGAGCGGGTCTGGCGCGTCGCCCGCCCACCGGCGGAGCAGGTCGACATCGACGACACCGCCGCGCTGGTGCGCGCCGCGAAGCGGCCGTTCATCGTGGCTGGGGGCGGCGTGCACTACTCCGGCGCCGAGGAGGCGCTGCGCGCGCTGTGCGAGCAGACCGGCATACCGGTGGGTGAGACCCAGGCCGGCAAGGGGTCGCTGCCGCACGCGCACGCCCAGGAGATGGGGGCCATCGGCTCCACGGGCACCACCGCTGCCAACGCGCTCGCCGCCGAGGCCGACCTGGTGATCGGCGTCGGCACGCGGTGGAGCGACTTCACCACCGCCTCGCGGACCGCCTTCCAGGACAAGGATGTCCGCTTCGTCAACATCAACATCGCCCGGTTCGACGCCGGCAAGCACGCCGGCCTGTCCGTCGTCGCCGACGCCCGCGAGGCCCTCAGCGCGCTCACGCAGGCCCTGGAGGGGTATGCCGTGGAGCCCGGTTACCGGGAGCGGCAGGCGCAGCTGTGGGCCGAGTGGGACGCGCAGGTGGAGGCGGCCTACCACCCGCCGGCCGAGGTGACCGACGCCCTCGCCCCCGGCTTGCTCACCCAGGCCCAGGTGCTGGGTGCGGTCAACGAGCTCACCGACCCCCGCGACGTCGTGCTCTGCGCCGCCGGCTCGATGCCCGGCGACCTGCACAAGCTGTGGCGGGTGCGCGACCGCAAGGCCTACCACGTCGAGTACGGCTACTCCTGCATGGGCTACGAGGTGCCGGCCTCGATCGGCATCCGGCTGGCCGAGCCCGACCGCGACGTGTTCGCGATGGTCGGCGACGGCGGCTGGCTCATGATGCCGACCGAGCTCGTCACGGCCGTGCAGGAGCGCGTCAAGGTCGTCGTGGTGCTGGTGCAGAACCACGGGTTCCACTCGATCGGCTCGCTGTCGGAGTCGCTCGGCTCCCAGCGGTTCGGCACGAGGTACCGCTTCCGTGACGCGGCCTCGGGCCGGCTCGAGGGCGAGAAGCTCCCGGTCGACCTCGCCGCCAACGCGCGCAGCCTCGGCGCCCACGTCATCGAGGTCCACTCGGCCGACGAGCTGGCCCAGGCCGTCAAGGAGGCCAAGGCCTGGCCGGCCGACGGGGGGCCGGTCGTCATCCACGTCGAGACCGACCCGACCGTCTACGCGCCCGACAGCGCGTCGTGGTGGGACGTGCCGGTCAGCGAGGTCGCCGAGCTCGAGACCACCCGCACCGCCTACGCCGACTACATCGACCACAAGGCCCGCCAGCGCCCGTTGGTCGCGCCGGCCCGCACCAGCCCGAGGAGCACCACGCCATGA
- a CDS encoding GH1 family beta-glucosidase: protein MTTTAPAPATSTRALPAGFVLGAATAAYQIEGAAFEDGRTASIWDTFSRVPGAVLGADNGDVACDHYHRYREDVALMARLGLDSYRFSTSWARVCPDGGPVNARGLDFYERLVDELLAQGIAPWLTLYHWDLPQALEDRGGWTSRETAERFVDYALAVHDRLGDRVTTWTTLNEPWCSSFLSYTAGVHAPGRTEVRAGLAAAHHLMLAHGLATRALRERDPQLSLGLTLNHTVPDPLDPQDPGDVDAARRLDAQMNRVFLDPIFRGAYPKDLLDDVAGLGLEDVVQEGDLEVISTPIDVLGVNYYQGELVSCRPPEQAVATEADTGRPTRSPFPAADDVYRHPRPLANTAMGWEVQPEGLTRLLVRLHEEYAGPAGTDLYVTENGAAFDDVVSPDGAVHDHARAAYLRDHLGAVLDAVDRGVPVKGYFYWSLMDNYEWSWGYSQRFGIVRVDYQTQERTIKDSGHLYARVIAARALDLPGEG from the coding sequence ATGACCACCACAGCCCCCGCACCCGCCACCAGCACCCGTGCGCTGCCCGCCGGCTTCGTGCTGGGAGCCGCCACCGCGGCATACCAGATCGAAGGCGCCGCCTTCGAGGACGGACGCACCGCCTCGATCTGGGACACCTTCAGCCGCGTCCCGGGCGCGGTCCTCGGCGCCGACAACGGCGATGTCGCCTGCGACCACTACCACCGCTACCGTGAGGACGTCGCGCTCATGGCGCGGCTGGGCCTGGACTCCTACCGGTTCTCCACGAGCTGGGCCCGGGTCTGCCCGGACGGCGGCCCGGTCAACGCGCGCGGCCTCGACTTCTACGAGCGCCTCGTCGACGAGCTGCTCGCACAGGGCATCGCGCCGTGGCTAACCCTCTACCACTGGGACCTGCCGCAGGCCCTGGAGGACCGCGGCGGCTGGACCAGCCGCGAGACGGCCGAGCGCTTCGTCGACTACGCCCTCGCCGTGCACGACCGCCTCGGAGACCGGGTCACGACGTGGACCACGCTGAACGAGCCGTGGTGCTCCTCGTTCCTGAGCTACACCGCCGGCGTCCACGCTCCCGGACGCACGGAGGTGCGCGCCGGCCTGGCTGCGGCGCACCACCTCATGCTCGCCCACGGCCTGGCCACCCGGGCGCTGCGCGAGCGCGACCCGCAGCTGAGCCTCGGCCTCACGCTCAACCACACCGTGCCCGACCCGCTCGACCCCCAGGACCCCGGCGACGTCGATGCCGCGCGCAGGCTCGACGCTCAGATGAACCGCGTCTTCCTCGACCCCATCTTCCGCGGCGCCTACCCGAAGGACCTGCTCGACGACGTGGCCGGCCTGGGCCTCGAGGACGTCGTGCAGGAGGGCGACCTCGAGGTGATCTCGACCCCGATCGACGTCCTGGGGGTCAACTACTACCAGGGCGAGCTCGTCAGCTGCCGGCCGCCGGAGCAGGCCGTGGCCACCGAGGCCGACACCGGCCGCCCGACCCGCTCGCCCTTCCCTGCCGCCGACGACGTGTACCGCCACCCCCGCCCGCTGGCGAACACCGCCATGGGCTGGGAGGTCCAGCCCGAGGGCCTCACCCGCCTGCTCGTGCGGCTGCACGAGGAGTATGCCGGGCCCGCCGGTACCGACCTCTACGTCACCGAGAACGGCGCCGCCTTCGACGACGTGGTGTCGCCGGACGGGGCCGTCCACGACCACGCCCGGGCTGCCTACCTGCGCGACCACCTCGGCGCCGTGCTCGACGCGGTCGACCGGGGCGTGCCGGTCAAGGGCTACTTCTACTGGTCGCTCATGGACAACTACGAGTGGTCCTGGGGCTACTCCCAGCGGTTCGGTATCGTCCGAGTCGACTACCAGACCCAGGAGCGGACCATCAAGGACAGCGGCCACCTGTACGCCCGCGTCATCGCCGCGCGGGCCCTCGACCTGCCCGGGGAAGGGTGA
- a CDS encoding sugar ABC transporter permease, producing MTDHALPLATRRRSAARQRLSRWDARVAPYLYISPFFLLFALVGLFPLLYTAYVSLHDWNLIGGRGEFVGIENYATVLQQEYFWRSLRNTLSIFLLSSVPQVVLAILIAAALDTSLRGRTFWRMGVLLPYVVAPVAVALIFNDLFGDRFGLINQALGLVGIDPVRWHVDVIPSHLAIATMVNFRWTGYNALIFLAAMQAIPRDYYEAALIDGAGRVRTFFSLTVPLLRNTIIFVVITSTIGGLQIFDEARMFDQAGQGGADRQWQTLTLFLWQTGWGQQNFGRAAAVAWLLFLLIVLISLVNFLITRRIAATESGGRR from the coding sequence GTGACAGACCACGCCCTGCCCCTCGCGACGCGGAGGCGGTCGGCCGCGCGCCAGCGCCTGAGCCGCTGGGACGCGCGCGTCGCCCCCTACCTCTACATCTCCCCGTTCTTCCTGCTCTTCGCCCTCGTCGGGCTGTTCCCGCTGCTCTACACCGCCTACGTGTCGCTGCACGACTGGAACCTCATCGGCGGCAGGGGCGAGTTCGTCGGGATCGAGAACTACGCCACCGTGCTCCAGCAGGAGTACTTCTGGCGCAGCCTGCGCAACACCCTGAGCATCTTCCTGCTCTCGAGCGTGCCGCAGGTCGTCCTCGCCATCCTCATCGCCGCCGCCCTCGACACCAGCCTGCGGGGCCGCACGTTCTGGCGGATGGGCGTGCTGCTGCCCTACGTCGTCGCCCCCGTGGCCGTCGCCCTGATCTTCAACGACCTCTTCGGCGACCGGTTCGGCCTCATCAACCAGGCCCTCGGCCTGGTGGGCATCGACCCCGTCCGCTGGCACGTCGACGTCATCCCCAGCCACCTGGCCATCGCCACGATGGTCAACTTCCGCTGGACCGGCTACAACGCCCTGATCTTCCTCGCGGCGATGCAGGCGATCCCCCGCGACTACTACGAGGCGGCCCTCATCGACGGGGCCGGGCGGGTGCGCACGTTCTTCTCGCTCACCGTGCCGCTGCTGCGCAACACGATCATCTTCGTCGTCATCACCTCGACGATCGGCGGCCTGCAGATCTTCGACGAGGCGCGCATGTTCGACCAGGCGGGCCAGGGCGGCGCGGACCGGCAGTGGCAGACCCTCACGCTCTTCCTCTGGCAGACCGGCTGGGGCCAGCAGAACTTCGGGCGGGCCGCGGCCGTCGCCTGGCTGCTCTTCCTGCTGATCGTGCTGATCAGCCTCGTGAACTTCCTCATCACCCGCCGCATCGCGGCCACCGAATCAGGAGGCCGGCGATGA
- a CDS encoding CoA-acylating methylmalonate-semialdehyde dehydrogenase — MSTPTRITHLIGGQSWTGTAERTSPVHNPATGEQTGVLDLASAELVGEVVSTARAAWEGWADTSLTRRTQVLFAFRNLLDERKKDIAALITAEHGKVLDDALGEVTRGLEVAEFACGIPHLLKGGFSENASSNVDVYSIRQPLGVVAVISPFNFPAMVPMWFIPIAIACGNAVVLKPSEKDPSAAIAVARLWTEAGLPDGVMNVVNGDKEAVDALLTHPDIKSVSFVGSTPIARHVYETGTAHGKRVQALGGAKNHMLVLPDADLDLAADAAVNAGFGSAGERCMAISALVAVEPIADELVEKIKDRMGKLRTGDGTKGCDMGPLVTKQHRDKVASYLDSGVREGATLVVDGRDGDFDGGEDGYFLAPTLFDDVKPGMSIYDDEIFGPVLSVVRVRSYEEGLKLINDNPYGNGTAIFTNDGGAARKFQRQVEVGMVGVNVPIPVPVSYYSFGGWKNSLFGDSHAHGMEGVHFFTRGKVVTSRWLDPSHGGINLGFPQNA; from the coding sequence ATGAGCACTCCCACCCGCATCACCCACCTGATCGGCGGACAGTCGTGGACCGGCACGGCTGAGCGCACCAGCCCCGTGCACAACCCCGCGACCGGCGAGCAGACGGGCGTCCTCGACCTCGCCTCCGCCGAGCTCGTCGGTGAGGTCGTCTCGACCGCACGGGCCGCCTGGGAGGGCTGGGCCGACACCTCGCTCACCCGGCGCACGCAGGTGCTGTTCGCCTTCCGCAACCTGCTCGACGAGCGCAAGAAGGACATCGCGGCGCTCATCACGGCCGAGCACGGCAAGGTGCTCGACGACGCGCTCGGCGAGGTGACCCGCGGCCTCGAGGTCGCCGAGTTCGCCTGCGGCATCCCCCACCTGCTCAAGGGGGGCTTCAGCGAGAACGCCTCGTCGAACGTCGACGTCTACTCGATCCGCCAGCCGCTCGGCGTCGTCGCGGTCATCTCGCCCTTCAACTTCCCGGCCATGGTGCCGATGTGGTTCATCCCCATCGCCATCGCCTGCGGCAACGCGGTCGTCCTGAAGCCGAGCGAGAAGGACCCGTCGGCCGCGATCGCCGTCGCCCGGCTGTGGACGGAGGCAGGCCTGCCCGACGGCGTCATGAACGTCGTCAACGGCGACAAGGAGGCGGTCGACGCCCTGTTGACCCACCCCGACATCAAGTCGGTCTCCTTCGTGGGCTCGACGCCGATCGCCCGCCACGTCTACGAGACGGGCACGGCCCACGGCAAGCGCGTCCAGGCCCTCGGCGGCGCGAAGAACCACATGCTGGTGCTGCCCGACGCCGACCTCGACCTCGCCGCCGACGCCGCGGTCAACGCCGGCTTCGGGTCTGCGGGCGAACGCTGCATGGCGATCTCGGCGCTGGTCGCCGTCGAGCCGATCGCCGACGAGCTGGTCGAGAAGATCAAGGACCGGATGGGCAAGCTGCGCACCGGTGACGGCACCAAGGGCTGCGACATGGGCCCGCTGGTGACCAAGCAGCACCGCGACAAGGTCGCCTCCTACCTCGACTCCGGGGTGCGCGAAGGCGCGACCCTGGTCGTCGACGGCCGCGACGGCGACTTCGACGGGGGCGAGGACGGCTACTTCCTGGCGCCGACCCTCTTCGACGACGTCAAGCCCGGGATGAGCATCTACGACGACGAGATCTTCGGTCCCGTGCTGTCGGTCGTCCGCGTGCGCTCCTACGAGGAGGGGCTGAAGCTCATCAACGACAACCCCTACGGCAACGGCACCGCGATCTTCACCAACGACGGTGGTGCGGCCCGCAAGTTCCAGCGGCAGGTGGAGGTCGGCATGGTCGGCGTGAACGTGCCGATCCCGGTGCCGGTGTCCTACTACTCCTTCGGCGGGTGGAAGAACAGCCTCTTCGGCGACAGCCACGCCCACGGCATGGAGGGCGTGCACTTCTTCACCCGCGGCAAGGTCGTCACCTCCCGCTGGCTCGACCCCAGCCACGGCGGCATCAACCTCGGCTTCCCCCAGAACGCCTGA